A part of Streptomyces sp. NBC_01451 genomic DNA contains:
- a CDS encoding PaaI family thioesterase, which yields MSGTSAALKPPADAVAPVRHPDAPAPGELLGAHYEQCFGCGGEQAHGLHLAARAGEGVTVTAEFTVREAHQGAPGLAHGGVLASALDETLGSLNWLLRTIAVTGRLETEFVRPVPVGTLLYLEAEVTAVARRKIYSTATGRIGGPDGPVAVRAEALFIEVKVEHFIDNGRPEEIQAAMSDPDQVRRARAFEVNP from the coding sequence GTGAGTGGTACTTCCGCAGCTCTGAAGCCCCCTGCCGACGCCGTGGCGCCCGTGCGGCACCCCGACGCGCCCGCGCCCGGAGAGCTCCTCGGTGCCCACTACGAACAGTGTTTCGGATGCGGCGGTGAACAGGCCCACGGGCTGCACCTCGCCGCCAGGGCCGGAGAAGGTGTCACGGTCACCGCCGAGTTCACCGTGCGGGAGGCCCATCAGGGCGCTCCCGGCCTCGCGCACGGCGGTGTGCTCGCCAGCGCGCTGGACGAGACGCTCGGCTCGCTGAACTGGCTGCTGCGCACCATCGCCGTGACCGGACGGCTGGAGACCGAGTTCGTCCGGCCCGTGCCCGTCGGCACCCTGCTGTACCTGGAGGCCGAGGTCACGGCGGTGGCCCGGCGCAAGATCTACTCGACCGCCACCGGACGCATCGGCGGCCCCGACGGGCCCGTCGCGGTGCGCGCCGAGGCCCTCTTCATCGAGGTCAAGGTCGAGCACTTCATCGACAACGGCCGCCCGGAGGAGATCCAGGCGGCCATGAGCGACCCGGACCAGGTCCGGCGCGCCCGCGCATTCGAGGTGAACCCGTGA
- a CDS encoding DUF3093 domain-containing protein gives MQLSASPYEERLTAPRSWWLISFLVGVSFALILLPFGTLPLLGGLVGGTAVAAVAASSYGSIRIRVVGDALIAGEAKIPVAALGEAEILDAEEARAWRTYKADTRAFMLLRSYIPTALRVEVTDPADPTPYLYLSTREPQRLVAALESARATARDAG, from the coding sequence ATGCAGCTTTCCGCCTCCCCGTACGAAGAACGCCTCACGGCCCCCCGCTCCTGGTGGCTGATCTCGTTCCTGGTCGGCGTCTCCTTCGCCCTGATCCTGCTCCCGTTCGGCACTCTGCCCCTGCTCGGCGGCCTGGTGGGCGGCACCGCGGTGGCCGCGGTGGCGGCGAGTTCGTACGGCTCGATCCGGATCCGGGTCGTTGGGGACGCGTTGATCGCGGGCGAGGCGAAGATCCCGGTGGCGGCCCTGGGCGAGGCGGAGATCCTGGACGCGGAGGAGGCGCGCGCCTGGCGCACGTACAAGGCCGACACACGTGCCTTCATGCTCCTGCGCTCCTACATCCCCACGGCGCTGCGCGTCGAGGTCACGGACCCCGCGGACCCCACCCCTTACCTGTACCTGTCGACGCGGGAGCCCCAACGGCTGGTGGCGGCACTGGAGTCGGCGCGGGCGACCGCGCGCGACGCGGGCTGA
- a CDS encoding DUF4193 domain-containing protein: protein MATDYDTPRKTDDDVDSDSLEELKARRNDKSTSSVDVDEFEAAEGLELPGADLSNEELAVRVLPKQQDEFTCMTCFLVHHRSQLAREKNGQPICRDCD, encoded by the coding sequence ATGGCAACGGATTACGACACCCCACGCAAGACCGACGACGACGTCGACTCGGACAGCCTTGAAGAACTGAAGGCCCGGAGGAACGACAAGTCGACTTCCTCCGTCGACGTCGACGAGTTCGAGGCCGCCGAGGGCCTCGAACTGCCCGGAGCGGACCTCTCGAACGAGGAGCTGGCCGTCCGGGTACTGCCCAAGCAGCAGGACGAGTTCACTTGCATGACCTGCTTCCTGGTGCACCACCGCAGTCAGCTGGCCCGCGAGAAGAACGGTCAGCCGATCTGCCGCGACTGCGACTGA
- a CDS encoding sensor histidine kinase has product MTTTPAPPQAPPKPTWDPRKPQQLPLPWLRPTIRIRLTLLYGGMFLIAGILLLSIIYLLAAQAIREGSGSQSFRIDGSGISITSDTCPALNIATNDEQRSAALKACYDTLRQHALDGLLSRSLLTLLGLAVIAFAFGYAMAGRVLTPLGRITRTARAVAGSDLSRRIELDGPDDELKELADTLDDMLERLQRAFTAQQRFVGNASHELRTPLAINRTLLEVHLSDPAAPPELQQLGKTLLATNERSEQLVEGLLLLARSDNQIIERKPVDLAEVAEQAVDQTHAEAEAKGVELRGKRDPAVVQGNGVLLERIALNLVQNAVRYNVPEGGWVEVTTAVQHGQAVLVVSNTGPVVPAYEIDNIFEPFRRLRTERTGSDKGVGLGLSIARSVARAHGGHISALPREGGGLVMRVALPI; this is encoded by the coding sequence ATGACCACGACACCCGCACCCCCGCAGGCACCTCCGAAGCCCACCTGGGACCCGAGGAAGCCACAGCAGCTGCCCCTGCCCTGGCTGCGCCCGACCATCCGCATACGTCTCACGCTGCTGTACGGCGGCATGTTCCTGATCGCGGGCATCCTGCTGCTGTCGATCATCTACCTGCTGGCCGCGCAGGCCATCCGGGAGGGCAGCGGCAGCCAGTCCTTCCGGATCGACGGCAGTGGCATCAGCATCACCAGTGACACCTGCCCGGCGCTGAACATCGCGACCAACGACGAGCAGCGCAGCGCCGCGCTCAAGGCGTGCTACGACACCCTGCGCCAGCACGCCCTGGACGGCCTGCTCAGCCGCTCCCTGCTCACGCTCCTGGGCCTCGCCGTGATCGCCTTCGCCTTCGGCTACGCCATGGCCGGCCGGGTCCTGACCCCGCTCGGCCGGATCACCCGTACCGCCCGCGCGGTGGCCGGCTCGGACCTGTCCCGCCGGATCGAGCTGGACGGCCCCGACGACGAGCTGAAGGAGCTGGCGGACACCCTCGACGACATGCTGGAGCGTCTCCAGCGGGCCTTCACCGCGCAGCAGAGGTTCGTCGGCAACGCCTCGCACGAGCTGCGAACGCCGCTCGCGATCAACCGCACGCTCCTGGAGGTGCACCTCTCCGATCCGGCGGCACCGCCGGAACTCCAGCAGCTCGGCAAGACGCTGCTGGCCACCAACGAGCGCAGTGAGCAGCTCGTCGAGGGACTGCTGCTGCTCGCCCGCAGCGACAACCAGATCATCGAGCGCAAACCGGTCGACCTCGCGGAGGTCGCCGAGCAGGCCGTCGACCAGACGCACGCCGAGGCCGAGGCCAAGGGCGTCGAGCTCCGCGGCAAGCGCGATCCCGCGGTCGTCCAGGGCAACGGCGTACTGCTGGAGCGGATCGCGCTGAACCTCGTACAGAACGCGGTGCGGTACAACGTGCCGGAGGGCGGCTGGGTCGAGGTGACCACGGCGGTCCAGCACGGGCAGGCGGTGCTGGTTGTCTCGAACACGGGTCCCGTGGTCCCGGCGTACGAGATCGACAACATCTTCGAGCCCTTCAGGCGGCTGCGTACGGAGCGAACGGGCAGTGACAAGGGTGTGGGCCTCGGACTGTCGATCGCGCGCTCCGTGGCGCGCGCTCACGGCGGCCACATCTCGGCGCTGCCGCGTGAGGGAGGTGGACTCGTGATGCGAGTCGCCCTGCCGATCTGA
- a CDS encoding response regulator transcription factor, with the protein MRVLVVEDEQLLADAVATGLRREAMAVDVVYDGAAALERIGVNDYDVVVLDRDLPLVHGDDVCRKIVELGMPTRVLMLTASGDVSDRVEGLEIGADDYLPKPFAFSELTARVRALGRRTSLPLPPVLERAGIKLDPNRREVFREGKEVQLAPKEFAVLEVLLRSEGAVVSAEQLLEKAWDENTDPFTNVVRVTVMTLRRKLGEPPVIVTVPGSGYRI; encoded by the coding sequence GTGCGCGTACTCGTCGTCGAGGACGAGCAACTGCTCGCCGATGCGGTGGCCACCGGACTGCGCCGGGAGGCCATGGCCGTCGACGTCGTGTACGACGGCGCGGCGGCCCTGGAACGCATCGGCGTCAACGACTACGACGTGGTCGTCCTCGACCGGGACCTCCCGCTGGTGCACGGCGACGACGTCTGCCGCAAGATCGTCGAACTCGGCATGCCCACGCGCGTGCTGATGCTCACGGCTTCCGGGGATGTCAGCGACCGGGTCGAGGGGCTGGAGATCGGCGCCGACGACTACCTCCCCAAGCCCTTCGCCTTCAGCGAGCTGACGGCACGCGTGCGTGCCCTCGGCCGCCGTACGAGCCTGCCGCTGCCGCCCGTCCTGGAGCGCGCCGGGATCAAGCTCGACCCGAACCGCCGGGAGGTCTTCCGCGAGGGCAAGGAAGTCCAGCTCGCGCCCAAGGAGTTCGCCGTCCTGGAGGTGCTGCTGCGCAGCGAGGGCGCGGTCGTCTCCGCCGAGCAGCTGCTGGAGAAGGCCTGGGACGAGAACACCGACCCGTTCACCAACGTCGTCCGCGTGACCGTGATGACCCTGCGCCGCAAGCTGGGCGAGCCCCCTGTGATCGTCACCGTCCCGGGTTCCGGCTACCGGATCTGA
- a CDS encoding inositol monophosphatase family protein, with translation MSGPQSPELLRLAREAARRAGELLRDGRPADLAVAATKSSPIDIVTEMDIAAEKLITDVISDHRPDDGFLGEEGASSEGTSGIRWVIDPLDGTVNYLYGLPTWSVSIAAEQDGERIVGVVAVPMRGETFHAVRGGGAWATGSWEGERRLTVRPAPPLDQALVSTGFNYVAEVKAHQAEVARRLIPLLRDIRRGGSAAVDLCDVAAGRLDGYYERGLNAWDVAAGDLIAREAGALTGGRPGERPSRDLTVAGTPGVFEPLQRLLEDFGAWHD, from the coding sequence GTGAGCGGCCCGCAGTCGCCCGAACTGCTCCGGCTCGCCCGTGAGGCGGCCCGCCGCGCGGGAGAGCTGCTGCGGGACGGCAGGCCGGCCGATCTCGCGGTCGCCGCCACCAAGTCCAGCCCCATCGACATCGTCACGGAGATGGACATCGCGGCGGAGAAACTGATCACCGACGTGATCTCCGACCATCGCCCGGACGACGGTTTCCTCGGCGAGGAGGGTGCCTCCAGCGAGGGCACCAGCGGCATCCGCTGGGTCATCGACCCGCTCGACGGCACGGTCAACTACCTCTACGGACTGCCCACTTGGTCCGTGTCCATCGCGGCCGAGCAGGACGGCGAGCGCATCGTCGGCGTGGTCGCGGTACCGATGCGCGGCGAGACCTTCCACGCGGTGCGCGGCGGGGGAGCCTGGGCCACCGGGTCCTGGGAGGGCGAACGCCGGCTCACGGTCCGCCCGGCCCCGCCCCTGGACCAGGCCCTGGTGTCGACGGGCTTCAACTACGTCGCCGAGGTGAAGGCCCACCAGGCCGAGGTGGCCCGGCGACTGATTCCGCTGCTGCGCGACATCAGGCGCGGCGGCTCGGCGGCGGTCGACCTGTGCGACGTGGCGGCGGGCCGCCTGGACGGCTACTACGAGCGGGGTCTCAACGCCTGGGACGTTGCCGCAGGCGACCTGATCGCCCGAGAGGCGGGCGCGCTGACCGGTGGACGCCCCGGAGAGCGCCCGTCACGCGATCTGACGGTCGCGGGCACCCCCGGGGTCTTCGAACCCCTCCAGCGTCTCCTGGAGGACTTCGGCGCCTGGCACGACTGA
- a CDS encoding ferrochelatase produces the protein MRDAHDATPYDALLLLSFGGPEGPDDVVPFLENVTRGRGIPKERLKEVGQHYFLFGGVSPINDQNRALLDALRKDFADHGLELPVYWGNRNWAPYLTDTLREMVQDGRRRILVLATSAYASYSGCRQYRENLADSLAALEAEGLDLPEVDKLRHYFNHPGFLEPMIEGVLTSLAELPEDVRESAHLAFSTHSIPTASADTSGPVEDHGDGGAYVKQHLDTARLVADAVRERTGVDHPWRLVYQSRSGAPHIPWLEPDICDHLEELHGAGVPAVVIAPIGFVSDHMEVLYDLDTEARAKAEELGLPMRRSATVGADPRFAAAIRELVLERAATESGQDITPCALGELGASRNLCPVGCCPSRAPRPAAAGADSPYTRGLL, from the coding sequence ATGCGAGATGCGCACGACGCCACCCCCTACGACGCCCTGCTCCTGCTCTCCTTCGGCGGCCCCGAGGGCCCGGACGACGTGGTTCCGTTCCTGGAGAACGTGACGCGTGGCCGGGGCATCCCCAAGGAACGCCTCAAGGAAGTCGGACAGCACTACTTCCTGTTCGGCGGGGTCAGCCCGATCAACGACCAGAACCGCGCCCTCCTGGACGCCCTGCGCAAGGACTTCGCCGATCACGGCCTGGAGCTGCCGGTCTACTGGGGCAACCGCAACTGGGCCCCGTATCTGACCGACACCCTGCGCGAGATGGTCCAGGACGGCAGACGCCGCATCCTCGTCCTCGCCACCAGCGCGTACGCCTCGTACTCGGGCTGCCGTCAGTACCGCGAGAACCTCGCGGACTCCCTGGCCGCGCTGGAGGCCGAGGGCCTCGACCTGCCCGAGGTCGACAAGCTGCGGCACTACTTCAACCACCCGGGCTTCCTGGAGCCCATGATCGAGGGCGTGCTCACCTCCCTCGCCGAGCTCCCCGAGGACGTCAGGGAGAGCGCGCACCTCGCCTTCTCGACCCACTCCATCCCGACCGCGTCCGCCGACACCTCCGGGCCCGTCGAGGACCACGGGGACGGCGGGGCCTACGTGAAGCAGCACCTGGACACCGCGCGGCTGGTCGCGGACGCGGTGCGCGAGCGGACCGGGGTCGACCACCCCTGGCGGCTCGTCTACCAGTCGCGCTCCGGAGCCCCGCACATCCCGTGGCTGGAGCCCGACATCTGCGACCACCTGGAGGAGCTGCACGGCGCCGGTGTCCCGGCTGTCGTGATCGCGCCGATCGGGTTCGTGTCGGACCACATGGAGGTCCTGTACGACCTCGACACGGAGGCCAGGGCGAAGGCGGAGGAACTGGGTCTGCCCATGCGCCGCTCCGCGACCGTGGGCGCCGATCCGCGCTTCGCCGCCGCGATCCGCGAACTCGTCCTGGAGCGGGCGGCCACCGAGAGCGGGCAGGACATCACGCCGTGCGCCCTCGGCGAGCTCGGCGCGAGCCGGAACCTCTGCCCTGTGGGCTGCTGCCCGTCCCGTGCCCCCAGGCCCGCCGCCGCGGGCGCCGACAGCCCGTACACGCGAGGACTCCTGTGA